The Acetobacter sp. DNA window AGCCTTCGCCACCAAATTTGGGCGGTATGCCACCATACGCTCGTGTGACCAGAATTTCCCGGCGTTGATTGTCGATCTCGATAACCCGCCACCGATATCCGGCAAAGATGATGAGTTGTTCTGGCACCACCGAGTTATCGACCGGCAACGTGCCAAGGTTCCGCCCGCGATCCGTTATAACCTTGAATTCGTCAGGTGTCATGAATACGGCGTAGAACCCACGGTCATTGATGACCCGTTCGCCTTCTTCTCCTGGCAAAAGCGTTCCGTCTGGTGCCTGTTCAATAAGCTGGACCTCTGGATGTTTCATCTGTCGCAGCACATCAATGTAGAGAGCCTGATCAACTTCAGGGAATACCCCACTCTCGATCAAGCGGTTCCAGCCCTGTTTGACTGTCAGACCACCGTGCTGGGCGATCAGCGCCAGAATCTGCTGTATCAGCGTAGAAAGATGCAAACGCCCAATTTGAGGCGGCTCATTCCAGCGCCTCAGCATCAGATTGAGCATGGCGATGGTCTGCACCGTGCGAGGCCGCATGGCATCAATGGGATGGATGCGCTCGTCAATCACCATCTCGGTAGTGTAAACTCGCATTACCGAGGATTGTCCCGCACGTCGGCCAGAACGCCCCAGTCTCTGGCGCATGCCTGCAACGGTGTGTCCAGGTCCAATTTGGCTCACAGCATCAATGTGGCCAATATCGATGCCCAGTTCGAGGGTTGTGGTTGCAACAATAGAACCTGGTCGATCATCTTCTTTCAGCCTTCGTTCGGCTTCCTCGCGGTGCTCACGCGATAAGCTGCCGTGGTGAGCGAAAAATTCCTCCGGCACGCCCGATGTTTCACAAAGACCACGCAGTCTTGCGGTGTACAGTTCAACATTCCGGCGCGAGCCAGCAAAAATCAGACTCCGATGTCCTCGAAGCGTGTCGAAGAGGTGTTTCGCGATCTCTATGTCTGCTGTGCTCTCAGTAGCATCGCCCTTCTCTGAATTCTCGTCACGTTGCTTCAGACGTGGCTGTATATAGCCGCGAACCTGAAGTTTCAGGGGTTGGCTACCCGTTTTAGATTCCAGTATCTCCACGCCATCCGGATTTAGTGGCTGCAGAAAAGCAGCTGAGGTCCTCATGTCGGCCAAGGTGGCCGAAAGGCCCACT harbors:
- a CDS encoding DEAD/DEAH box helicase — its product is MSDAPPDPLEQTSGDGESTSFDLLHEKIRRWIWRQGWTELRDIQERSIPVLLEGQRNLIIAAGTASGKTEAAFLPIVSRLATDERKPGAGFEAIYISPLRALINDQFGRMETLCEEVEIPVWKWHGDVASSVKERARKRPQGILLTTPESLEAILVRRGNEAKRLFAALSYMVIDEMHAFMDAERGRQLQSLLNRIEIAAGHPVVRVGLSATLADMRTSAAFLQPLNPDGVEILESKTGSQPLKLQVRGYIQPRLKQRDENSEKGDATESTADIEIAKHLFDTLRGHRSLIFAGSRRNVELYTARLRGLCETSGVPEEFFAHHGSLSREHREEAERRLKEDDRPGSIVATTTLELGIDIGHIDAVSQIGPGHTVAGMRQRLGRSGRRAGQSSVMRVYTTEMVIDERIHPIDAMRPRTVQTIAMLNLMLRRWNEPPQIGRLHLSTLIQQILALIAQHGGLTVKQGWNRLIESGVFPEVDQALYIDVLRQMKHPEVQLIEQAPDGTLLPGEEGERVINDRGFYAVFMTPDEFKVITDRGRNLGTLPVDNSVVPEQLIIFAGYRWRVIEIDNQRREILVTRAYGGIPPKFGGEGLPPADEVVAEMRRVYENIAIPRFLDKTALDFLTEARETFDHLGLRHAGLHRHEDELLLFPWVGNRAQLALVLALASHGVAANSEGIALTVPAQDESKLLAALKSLAERPAPDAEVLARLVPDMKRAKYDAYLGDELLARCYASEHIDAARVPIIAADLLSRLPTGVKTIFET